A genome region from Mesorhizobium shangrilense includes the following:
- a CDS encoding cyclic GMP-AMP synthase DncV-like nucleotidyltransferase: MKADKPAPLEFVKQGSYAMKTMSRDPDNDYDIDDGVYFAKEDLVGKRYAEMTSLQARQMVRDAVDDRKFKGARRNLRQDSL, encoded by the coding sequence GTGAAAGCGGACAAACCTGCTCCGCTCGAATTCGTCAAACAGGGCAGCTATGCCATGAAGACGATGTCGCGCGATCCTGACAACGACTACGACATCGACGATGGCGTCTATTTTGCCAAGGAAGATCTCGTCGGCAAGCGCTATGCGGAGATGACGTCGCTTCAAGCCCGGCAGATGGTGCGCGATGCCGTCGACGACCGCAAGTTCAAGGGGGCGCGCCGGAACTTGCGACAAGATTCACTATGA